The nucleotide window gtcccagaacccacatggcagctcacaaccacctatagctgcagttccaggggatctgaccccctctGACATTCATGGGCACTCGGTGTACATGCAGTGCACATATGTACAAGCAGGCAAAAACTCATacgcacaaaataaatacatctaataaATAAGCTTTACCAGCTCACCTTAGAAAAATTAGTTTAGTCATTGAAAGAACAAAATCATAGGGAGCAGAGGCGTCTATTTTCCCCCAAATAAACTGAATAAAACCTTCTAAATTTAGGTAAATTCAGTGACTGTCAGAAACATAAGGTTTTTGGTTGAATACTCAAGACTATAAAAACACAAGCTGAAGAGCACAGGCACTGTTATTATAACTTCTTACAAGGATAACTGGaacaaactgaggcccagagagctgGGACCCCATGGGAGAATTCCATATACCATTACTGTGATGGTTAGCTTTGATGAGGACTTTGCACAATGCAGAGTCACCTGGGGATGGAGTGTCAGTGAGGAACAGTTTAGGTTaggttggtctgtgggcatgcctttgaggaattttcttgattagcTGGAAtggcccattgtgggtggcaccattgcCTAGGCAGGAGAATTCGGTTAAGAGTAGAGAAAGCGACCTGAGCATTAGCAAGCATTCATTAACGCAGGACTTGAGTGTGGACGTAACGTGACTAGTTGCTTCAATATTCTTACCTTCCTCACCACCTTGACTTCCCTgaaatgatggactgtaacctggaattgtgagccaaataaactctttctcccttaagttgttttgGTCAGGATATTTTACCATAACAACAGGAAACAAAACTGTAAAAATCACCAAAGGAAAGTCAGTCTAATTCTCAAGTATATGCAAATGAAATGGGGGACAGGCTGGGAATGAATGGCCTTAAATACTTTCCGATAATAGAGCAACGATCATGCATGGTTAGTCTGTTTTGGGcacatgtttatttgtttgatgtttttttgaaacagggccttaCCATAAAGTAGggcaagctggcctcgaacttgctctgtagcccttaaactcacaatcctcctgctctAGCTTGCTGAGCTAGCAGCTGTGTGCCTCCTCATCTGGACTGTGCAGCACACACTGACAGATGTTAGGATCACAAGCACACAGGGCTTATTACGGCAGAATTCTACTTCTGTGTTAATATGATATTTTTCTGAATAAGTCATTAAAAGTTTGTAATAAACtgggtggcatacgcctttaatcccagcactgaggaggcagaggcaggtggatctctgtgaattcaaggccagcctggtctacagagtgagttccagaacatgttccaaagctacagagaaaccctgtctcaaaaaaaccaaaccaaacaaacaaaaaacccaaaaaattataataaaaataccagAAATCAAATCTTGtctacaatttttttatttaatatattttagagaACCACTTATTTAAGTATTATTTATTACAAAAATACAACATAACAGGTTAATTTGGGTAACAAGTTTTAGGTAACAAgctttatttttaggttaaagGCACACAGAGAAAACTAACAGTCATTTCTAACTTAGATTTAGTAATGAATAGAGATTGTTAAACCCACAGCATAAACTCCaagtgaagaaagaaacagaattttttttttttaagaaacagaaatttgAAGGTAAATTTTAAAGTGTTCTTTCAAACAAAATAAGCAACGAGCTACTGGAAGGATAGTGTCAACTGTTTTTTAAGTCAGTATTTCCAGAGATTTCTAATGCAATCTAAAGGGCTGAGGCAAGCTGCCTTGCAATGCTAAAGACCTCCATCTCAACCAAGATGCAGTTTTGGACCTAGCAAAGATAGAGCTTCTCCCACTGTGCTGACTGAATGTATCCCAGAGGACAGAGACGAGGGCAGAGgccagcaaggggctggagaggtggctcagtagttgagagcactCAGTGCCCTTGcaggacccacatagtgactcacaacttcTGTAAACTGTAGTACCCAAGGACAGAATGCCTCTCTGAACTCCTCAGGCACCAcgtatgcacatggtgcacagacaaacacacaggaaaaacagTCATACTCATGAAATaaatcaatgtaaaaaaaaattaaggcatgGCAAGAGAAGAACAGCTTGTCTGTGGCTGAAAATGAATCCAGCTAAGCTCTGTGTGGAGCCATGCCTTCAGTCtggaagagagagacaaggaggaaAGAGGGACAAGGAACCCACTCACCTGCAAAAGAACTCCCATAAGTCTAAGTTTTGAATCCTTTGAATCCTTTTAATTCGATTCCGATCCATTGTTTTACCAAAGAGATTGGCAACTTCGTTATATTCATGCGTTTGGTTCTGCAGGGAGACCAGCTGGGAGAAGAAGTTTGCAGAGTTTAGCAGTGACCTTCCCATCTGCCCCAGGACGGCCTACTGGCCTGCCCTACAGTCATCTGCTCTCACCTGGTAGGGAACTTCTGTATTCACGTTCTCCCAGTGTGTTGGCATGGGGATGGCCTCATTTTCACAGATGTAACTTCAAACAGCAAAAGACAGAGCAGAGTATCAGAAGCGGATTATAATTAGTGTCGGTGGTTTAGCCTTTTCTCCGCGGCTGAGTTTTTTGTTTGCAAAGTATTTATGACAAACAGGATAAAGTTTAACCTTTGGCTTCACTTAGAAATATTTACTGAAAGTCTACTTTCCTAACTTTTAAATGCTGAATTATAAATTTTGATAGGAATATACAAATCTACATAGCTTCAACACTTCAGAAACCATTAATTCAATTTCTTTTGTTGAGATTTctataaaatgtgaagaaaatttTAGCCAAAGAAAGGAATTTCTAAGAAAAAGTAGgctgatttaagaaaaaaatccaaagcgTTTATTGATATTAGTACTGAATGAAACTGGAAACTCTACCAGTCATTGCTGTTTTCCAAGATGGCTCAATCATCCCCACCCTCTGTCCTCTATGACCTAACTCAgccctcttctctgccttctgtttcctTAGACATTGCACTCTGACTTGCTCAGTGCAGTCACACTTGGCAGCAAATCTTTAAAAGCCATGCAATATGGTCAAGCCACAGGACATAAACAGCAAAATGCTAAAACAGGCACAATAACCTTCCTTGTAAATTAACAACCTTCAAACCTATCCTTAGCTCATTTTTGTCAAACTTTGTAattcttttggggaaaaaaacaatataatatataattcttaaaagatttttatttgtatgtgtatgcatctgtgtacaAGTGTGCTATATATGTGCAGGTGgctgcagaaggagaagagggcacccaatgccctggagctggagtcacagtcAATTGTGAGAGgcctacatgggtgctggaaaccactCAGGAAGGTCTTCAGTGCACCGACAAGTACAGAGTGGGAACCTTTCCTTCTGCTGCAGTCTGGGCTCTGGTCAGCTCTGGCTCTTCACTCCTCACAGCCATCTCTACACCCAGGTGTCCGTTAGAGCTCCCTTAGGTTCAGAAAGCCAAGTTTTGATCAACACAAATGGCAGCACAAAGCACACATTTTTGCCCCTATGTTGTTTTGGTCATTTGATCAATTCTCACTATGatctttataaaaatgtatgcAATCTCCTCATTCCCAGGGTCAAGGGGAATCCCAGCACATGGCAGACACTCAGCTAACATGCAACAAATAAATGCCTcctctgctacacacacacaattccatcGTCTGTGCGTGGACAGGGGAGCGGGAGCTGAAGTGGAGCATCTTCCTTAGGCCTCTTTTAGTCACTATGGACTTGACATGTCACCTAGGGACTGCCCAGTGGGGCTCTGCATTGGTGTAAGAGCAAAGTGGGCAGTTCCCTAGGATTCTGGGCCCCAAACAGAGACAGaaccataatttatttaaatgcttgCATCTGGTGATACTTAGCTTGCTTCTAGCAACCTCTTCAGAGTCATGCTCTTCCATTTTTGAATTTCAGTCAGTTTGCTAAAAAAAGGAGTCTGGCATAAATTGATATTTTTCTTAATCATGTGTGTGATTATAGGAATATCAAATTGTTTTAGGAGAGTTCTAGAAGAACTTCAAAtactataattattatttaagtTAACTTCAACCCTGAGttgcaccccccccacacacttagTCCAATGTATCTTTCACTATGGAGGAAAGGTTCAAATAACTTGTATGGACCCACAGCACTGACAGAACGCACACTGGCCAGGCTTGTGATGAGCGCCCAGTGCTGCCCTACATTTAGCCTTTCTGCATGAGCACCTCCTGACCTTCATTCCCTTAGCTTTCACACTTAACTCCTCCCCTTTCATTACAGCCTCAATTGCTGTCCTCCGCTCTTACTCCCCCTgctccttctgtttttgttgtatagTTTGTATAgcctgagaaagaagaaaatgcttGACCCCAGCATGGACTTCTCACCAGCTTCAAAGGGAGACCAGCTAAACCAACACACAGATGTGAAACTCTTCCCGCTACTGTGTCTTATTGCCCCAGATTACACTCTTAGGAGATAAGAAATGCATTCTATTCCTGGCACTGTAGAACACAAACATGATGTAGGAAGTAAGAACATAGTCTGTGTCCCACAGATGCAGGAAAGCCTTTATTATCTTTAAGTCGTGATATTAAAATATCAGTCAAATACCTTGAGAAAGGAAACTGAAAGCATTTCTCTCCTTGCTAtctccttcagtttctttctctacAGCTCTTTGGAAGGCGCATGAGGGCATTCCTTACAATTCACACACTGTCATTTTGTTTCCCGGCTGGATCTTAAATTCTCTGAAGAGAAAGAACTCAACATTCGCCTGAGGAATCATTCTAGAAAATGGGAGACACACTTTTAAAGTGCTCTACTTGTTTTCCATTCCCATGAGCAACAGGTGTGTATTAACCTTTGGCACATAACAATCCTTTTTTAAGTCTCTATATGGCAAAAGTAAGCAAAAGGAAAATGGGTCCAGGGAAGATGCACTGCTGTCCCTCTCGTCGATGTGGACTGGCGCTGTACCTCAGAGATGCCCAACGGGGAGCTACTACATCAGTGCAGAGGCAGACCACGTGGGCAGTTCTCTAGGATTCATGGTAAATACATGGACTGTTCTGTGACAGTATGTCCAGTTCAAATTCAAACAAGTTCAATAGGTCATTTTAAGGGTTTGAAACAAAAACCACATGGCATCTTGTAATTATCATGCACACTGGTCTAagaattgaaaaaatatatacatatgacaagAGAGAATGAAAGGAAACAATGGCAGAAGACAGTGATTATTTAATCAGCAAATAAGAGGTTTATATTGCAAAAATTGTTATTAGTTCATGAGATGAATGTTAGTCTACCTGGTTTTCTGCCAAAGAGTAAGAAAGCAGGGAGAGGAAAGCCCACCCCTCGTGTACCCCATTTACCATACCTGAAGGCACTGATGGAGAAAGGAGCCCTTTTTACTAGGCGTTGTTTTCCAGTGACGAGGTTCATCTGCTTCATTTCTGAACACAAAGAGACAGATCAGATGAGCCGCAGAAACACACAGTGCTCCCAGGTCTCATGCACGTTAGGAGCCACAGTACAGGGTGGTCATGTGGCTCTGGGAGGAGACGACAGCCAGGTAGTTATGATCTTTCACCATCGACCTATTTGTCATGTTGTAAAGGTACAGGGGCCCTGCTTCTTGATCTAAGGCCACACCACGATGCTCACCTCACACCCTGCTCCACACGCATCACACCTCAGCTAAACTGGCACTAAAATACAAGACCAAAAGCGGCCAAGTTAAGAGCATAGAATGACATCATACTAATCTCCCATTGGATGTTACATGGGGAAATGCACTCTGGGATCCCTAAGAATCTGGAAATTAGAAAGGGACACATTTCCATGTAACATTTGCACAACTCACATAATTTCAAAACTGTGTTTCTTTAGTCATCTTTTAACTGCACACCTaaaccaaaggaaaaggaaaagaaaacccagccAGAGACAACACGTATTTACACACAGACTCCCAGTGAAGCGGCCACTATCTAGTTAACATCTTCTGCTGCACCGCGGCCTTGGCAGTATTCCCGTTTATCCACCCATTCAAGCAGTAAATTTTAACAAATGTCACTGCATTTGTCAATAGTATGCTCTGCCACTCCTGTATTCTCCTCGATATGACACACCAGGGAACTGCCACCATTCATGGAAAAGCAAGATCACCTCAGGACCTGGCACAAAAATCTGTGGAATCATCTTCACAGCTGTCTCTTTTGCGTTTACTTTCCATGTCATTCAGAGAGAAGCTGGATAGTGGCAGGATGACTGGGTTAAAGGTCCTCCAACAGTGTATGGAAAACGCTAGTAGCTGCACCTTAAAACATCACCATTTATTCGTTTATGCCGCATACCACTGTCATAATTTAGTaaagatatatatctatatctcatGTAGGCAAAAATGGCCTAAACACATTATGTCGCTGAGGCGGGCCATGAAGCTGTGATCCTCCTATTCACATCCTGGgttttgggattacaggcatgcactaccatacctGGTTTATGCTGTGCTGGGGTTTCATGCGTACTGGGCAGGTACTCTACCAAGTGAACTACATTCTGAGCATCTAcgaaaatattttgaattaatcTTTTTTCCTGACAGGAATCTCCCAGAGAGTATAGTTCACTAGTGAATATTCTTAGTCAGAAGTGGGCTGCTGAATTACCTACCACACACTTCAACAAATGGCATCCCCTTTACAAGGTCTGAAGTTTGTGTAAATCATACTCTGTTCTGCCACCAAAACTGTGCTTGTGTACAGCACTAGCACAGAACACAGCAACATCTACCAAACACCTTCTGCTGGAACAGAGCACCAATGACAGCATGCCCTATGGGAAGCCGGCTTGCCTAATGCTGGTTCTGAAAGTCAGGATTAATTGACAGTAAAAAGAGAATTGTTCACTCTTCTTAAATTTAATGTACTCATCTATTCTTTGAATCATTCTTGATAATCAGCAATTACAAGAAAATCAAGTTTGGTAGATGGTATTTTTTAGCTCTGTTTACACCGTCCCTGAGAACCCTTTACCACTTCTGGGAAAGCATTTCAGACTTACACTCCATCCTCAGCACATCAGCACCACCACGGTCAGAAAGACACAACTCAGCAACTGGACAAGAATAGCTAGAAGACCAAAGTGTAGAGTGACTAAGAGTGAGCGGTTATTAAGAAGCTGCCCCATTCAAATCTCCTTTGCCTCAAAGCCATCAACAGTGGGTGACAGCAGCCTGGAACTTACGGAGTGAATCCAACAGTGTTTCCATGAGACACCTGATAACATgaccccacatggtgggaggaaccCAAAGAGGCATGGGTCTAACTGAAGCTGATCTGCACATTAGCTGGGCTCATCTAGGAAGCAGCATCCTTTGAAGAGGCAGCCATCTAAGCAAACCATCAACAGGAAAGGAAGGTCGCCTGGCTTCACTTTGGTCTTGAAACAACCAGTGACTTCCTCATCATTTAATATCAGTTTGATGTTTAAGGTAAAACAGTTCCCAACTCCAACCAATATCCAGGGATGTAGTGCCGAGTAAAATAAGCGCTGTAAGTTAGGCACAGCAGtccaggcctgcaatcccagctgctccagaggccgaggcagaaggatagtgagttcaagaccagtccaGCAATACAgcgagacctcatctcaaaaatcaaaacataaaagagCTATAAAGAGCATTACATAAACTTAAAACACACGGCAACACCACGTATGttaacacacatgaacacagaacaTGCTTTTATAAAAGGCAGTGCTGCTCAAGGGTCTAACAGTGCAGATTTACAGAGCTCCTTTTGCATAGAGCAGGAGGATTTACTTCATGCTTCAAGACATCTTGGCTAATCCTGAGCTGCAGACTGCACTGTGCCAACATCTAGGAATATTCTAGAAACACACAACTAGGAGGGGAAACATACCTGAAAAGTCTATCTTGTAGCTGAATTTGGAAGTAGTAAAGGAAATGGAGCCACAAGGGTTTGTTTTGAAGCTTTTTTCGATATCTTCACTGCTAACTGAACATTGAATGTTGGTATCCGGCTTTAAGACAAACCAGAAAGTTGCATTTACCAGCTGTTCACAGTAATGGGTTGGCCACAGAAGTGGAGCTGAGGTCACGTGACAGAGAAAGGATGAATGAAGGGTGCCTAATGCCTCCTGCTCTACCTCCCCCATACACAGGGAGCACAACCAAGCCTGCATGTGGAAAATGATTAACGGCGTCCAGGGGAAAACAGCGACTGTTATGCTAGGCTCGGCCTCAGCCGTCTCACATATTATCACGAGCTTCACAAATTATCTAATGATTGCACTAAGTGGCTCAAAGTAAACCTTTCACCAGCCTGGTAACCATAcaatgggagaagaaaaaaaaaacccaaactacaAGTTCTTGTGTGGGGGTTCAAACCTCAGTTAAACTCTCTTTGCAACTTGGACCAAGCGAATGAACTTTTCTGAGCTCTCCGTCCTCTGACAGAAGATGGAGCAGTGTCATCCGCTTCAGAACtgctgtgaggacacacagggTGCACACAGCACCTATCGTCACACCCGAGCTCCTCCCTCCCTATTTCCACCAGATCAAACCCGAATGTGCTTGTATGTGCCGAGTCCACCACCCAGGCATGCTCCCTGTCTAAGCTCACCACTGCTTCTAAGAGGTTATTGTCGGGGGAAGAAACAGACTTCTAGCTACACTGGTTTCCATCAGGGCCGGAACCTTCCAGAGCTCCATGAGCAAGAGTCTACACAGTGGCAAGCCCTTGCCTGTGAAGTTTGGGGTGGGGTACCTGAAACATGTGCCACTTCCCACATTCCGCCAGGTAGAACCAGCCCCACTGTGTGTCCGAGGTGTCCATGTCATCCACGTCACTCTCCATCTTCTTGGGAAAGAGTTCCTCTGACTTGTGAAACATCTTCTGGAAAGCCagggagaggtggaggaggaataCCCATTAACGACCAATGTGCTTTCTATGGACCATTCTACTTCATTACCAGGAACCAGATTCCAATGTCTTCCCCACAGTGACACCTGACAGCTATCTGCACAGTGGCCCTGAAGATAAACAACTAAAATGTTAGGCTGATGATCTTCCTCGGGTGGGATAAGTCAGTGCACATGAAGCCCCAAGAAGTAATTCAACATTCATTTGTGAATTTGTCAGGCACCCCTGCATCACAATTACTTAAGATCAGATGtatctgtttttctatttcaaaTAGTCATTTAATAGCACAAAGAGACATTTCTACGATATGTGAGGCCTTTAAAAAAAGCTATAACAGcaaagaataatataaaataaagttttagttcaaatatatctatattttgctttcataaacacatggatatacacatgagtatgtacatgcacacatgtacacaagacAGAAGTTTGAGTAGATAAGAAGCTGTCATAGTGTCTTCTAAGCACTAAGATGCTGAGCGTATAATGACAGCAATGACAACAATCTGGCTCTTACTAGGTGTCAAGTGTTGGTCTAAGAACTATAGGGATAACTTATTTAGGCTTAACAACAACCTATATGATACAGGTACTCCTGACATaaattaggaaactga belongs to Microtus pennsylvanicus isolate mMicPen1 chromosome 8, mMicPen1.hap1, whole genome shotgun sequence and includes:
- the Parp11 gene encoding protein mono-ADP-ribosyltransferase PARP11 isoform X1, with product MFHKSEELFPKKMESDVDDMDTSDTQWGWFYLAECGKWHMFQPDTNIQCSVSSEDIEKSFKTNPCGSISFTTSKFSYKIDFSEMKQMNLVTGKQRLVKRAPFSISAFSYICENEAIPMPTHWENVNTEVPYQLVSLQNQTHEYNEVANLFGKTMDRNRIKRIQRIQNLDLWEFFCRKKAQLKKKRGVPQINEQMLFHGTSSEFVEAICIHNFDWRINGVHGAVFGKGTYFARDAAYSSRFCKDDIKHGNTFQIHGVSVQQRHLFRTYKSMFLARVLIGDYINGDSKYMRPPSKDGSYVNLYDSCVDDTWNPKIFVVFDANQIYPEYLIDFH